The nucleotide window ACGGCGTGTGCCTTATATCCATTCTGGTCTGTTCCAAGAAGAATAATGCTTTCCCTCTTCCACTCCAGAAACATGTATTCAACATGGTCCAACGAGTGAATATCAAACCAAGCGAACCACAGGTCGGATACATTTCCTGGTTTGTGACAGGGCGCGTTTTGGACTCATATCCCTCGAAACTTGCTTTCCTTTACGGCCATACGAAACACGTCATTTTTTTGTAGTTGCTTTTTATGTTTCGTTTGTCGCAGGGGGTTTGCCTCTCCTGACCCGGACATGCTGTGACAGGTGCCACGTCTTGCGCGCAATGAGTCATAGCTAGGAGGTTCTCGGTCGGATTGAGGGTCGCAGAGTGGAGTGGAGTGGATGGAGGAAAGCGATGGTAGGACGGGACGGTCTTCACTTTGGTGGACGCTTTTGCCAGGTGAGCTCTCGAAACTGGCTCTTCACCTCGTCTTTGAAGTGATCAAGCGACGATGGACCCGTTCCTGACAGTAACGTTAGTTTATCGTAATTCCAAGACAACAAATACACGGCATAACATACTGCCACCCCCATTTTTCTGCTCAAAGTCCGGTAGTCTGTTGATCTTGCGATAGGCCTTTTGCACGGCTCGGTTGAATGTCGGCGATCTGATGAGCTTGGAAGTGTCAGTTACTAGGATGGTAATGTACGTAGAGCAAAGGAACATGGACGTACGCGTGCGACGGCCCAGGCCTGTACCCGATTGTCAGTATGGAGTTT belongs to Pyrenophora tritici-repentis strain M4 chromosome 10, whole genome shotgun sequence and includes:
- a CDS encoding DUF2697 domain containing protein gives rise to the protein MGPWFALFEAWAVARLIRSPTFNRAVQKAYRKINRLPDFEQKNGGGRTGPSSLDHFKDEVKSQFRELTWQKRPPK